In a single window of the Dreissena polymorpha isolate Duluth1 chromosome 3, UMN_Dpol_1.0, whole genome shotgun sequence genome:
- the LOC127872365 gene encoding transient receptor potential cation channel subfamily M member-like 2, translating to MSTETPPPPPPLSVRYEQEKEKEDSALDDMAKFLKNRILKGGTPADTSLRNVGRLIKKSVNIDQENPYRKAPYSSESTEEVGTPLDQFIFSVLFETSKKAEDALKKCNDKIGAALIASSLLKTVSKLTKREAEFDLSANIMTNSRNYEMKACDYLADYFNKDREHAYSMLTQKLEKPLSSINAWELAYATHLKTFMGQTCCQTKLKIIWRGRMATFTPWWQIVMALFLPFLVTTITFTDTANGDRVYKYSSVKMFTCKRKGGSDIGFLDALNKLYTAPISVFTTNTISYLLFLWLFSYFVLVELEARVTTIEYVLWGWSFTMLCEELRQLVTSQGRTPLKKIWCWYVSNWNKYDLATFLVGMASVVMRLTVKEEDGLFDYVRYLYRQAPCTNLFIRNLCGLNIGLLML from the exons ATGAGTACCgagacaccaccaccaccaccaccactgagTGTGCGGTATGAACAG GAGAAAGAAAAAGAAGACAGCGCCTTAGATGACATGGCCAAGTTCCTGAAGAATCGAATTTTGAAA GGTGGTACACCTGCTGATACTAGTCTTCGCAATGTGGGaagattaataaaaaaaagtgtaaATATTGACCAGGAGAATCCATATAGAAAGGCTCCATATAGTTCAG aaagtACAGAGGAAGTAGGGACGCCATTAGATCAATTCATATTTTCAGTTCTATTTGAAACGTCTAAGAAAGCAGAAGACGCTTTGAAGAAATGCAATGATAAGATAG GCGCAGCCTTGATTGCGAGTTCTCTTCTAAAGACAGTTTCCAAACTCACAAAAAGGGAGGCGGAATTCGACTTGTCGGCGAACATAATGACAAACTCCAG AAATTACGAAATGAAGGCTTGCGACTATTTGGCAGATTATTTTAACAAAGATCGAGAACATGCTTACAGCATGCTCACTCAAAAGCTTGAAAAACCATTAAGTTCAATCAATGCGTGGGAATTGGCATACGCAACTCATCTGAAGACGTTCATGGGTCAAACTTGTTGTCAAACCAAACTCAAGATAATTTGGAGAGGTAGAATGGCAACATTTACGCCGTGGTGGCAG atCGTGATGGCCCTTTTTCTCCCTTTTCTGGTGACCACAATCACGTTTACG gatACAGCGAATGGAGATCGTGTATACAAGTATTCCTCAGTCAAAATGTTTACGTGCAAAAGGAAAGGGGGAAGCGACATTGGCTTTTTAGACGCTCTAAACAAATTGTATACAGCTCCCATTTCTGTGTTTACGACCAATACC ATTTCTTACCTGCTTTTCCTGTGGCTGTTTTCCTATTTTGTACTAGTGGAATTGGAAGCGCGCGTCACAACTATAGAGTATGTCCTGTGGGGCTGGTCGTTCACGATGCTTTGCGAGGAACTTAGACAG TTGGTCACCAGTCAAGGGAGAACACCCCTGAAGAAAATTTGGTGTTGGTATGTTTCTAACTGGAACAAATACGACCTGGCAACTTTCCTGGTCGGTATGGCTTCGGTAGTTATGCGCTTAACGGTAAAGGAGGAGGATGGATTATTCGACTATGTTAGATATTTATACAGGCAAGCACCTTGCACAAATTTATTTATTAGGAATCTTTGTGGCTTGAATATTGGTTTATTAATGCTTTAG
- the LOC127875014 gene encoding transient receptor potential cation channel subfamily M member 3-like: MFYIRLMRTFLVGEILGPKIIMLGKMMIDVLVFVRILLIFVISFGIMYTAILFPNTRPSFLLLKRIFYVPYWQIFGETFLDVLTGDQESCTKKESVADDDTRCPEEHILAPVFGAAYMFLTNIILINLLISMFSSTFKNIQKRSKKIWRFYLYSIVREYCERPVIPFPFIVLAHIFLIIRCCPQSRDNPFKAAIPHLYQLTTISKITDREISRSSNALVLQEDHSRIASAIASAIANDKRVVNKIARLANLRQSFTDTYR; this comes from the exons ATGTTTTACATTCGGTTGATGCGAACATTTCTTGTTGGGGAGATCCTTGGACCAAAAATTATCATGCTAGGAAAGATG ATGATTGATGTACTTGTATTCGTGCGAATTCTTCTGATCTTTGTCATAAGCTTCGGGATCATGTACACTGCAATTCTCTTTCCAAACACGCGACCATCATTTCTTCTTTTAAAAAGGATCTTCTACGTACCGTATTGGCAAATATTCGGAGAAACCTTCTTGGATGTCCTTACTG GTGACCAGGAAAGCTGCACAAAAAAGGAGAGTGTTGCTGATGACGATACGAGGTGTCCTGAAGAGCATATTCTTGCTCCAGTTTTTGGAGCAGCGTACATGTTTCTAACAAACATCATCTTGATAAACCTTCTGATATCTATGTTCAG CTCCACGTTTAAAAATATTCAGAAACGGTCAAAAAAGATCTGGAGGTTTTATCTATACAGTATTGTGCGCGAATATTGCGAGAGACCAGTAATTCCGTTCCCGTTTATCGTTTTGGCGCATATATTCCTAATTATAAGGTGTTGCCCACAATCACGAGACAATCCATTCA AAGCAGCAATACCACACCTGTATCAGTTAACTACGATTAGCAAAATAACCGATAG AGAGATCTCCAGATCATCAAATGCATTAGTACTACAAGAGGATCATTCACGTATCGCATCAGCAATAGCATCAgcaatagcaaatgataaaaggGTCGTAAATAAGATTGCCAGACTTGCAAATTTACGTCAAAG TTTTACAGATACGTATCGCTAG